A genomic segment from Geitlerinema sp. PCC 7407 encodes:
- a CDS encoding DUF1257 domain-containing protein, whose protein sequence is MSHFSTLRTKITESEILKSSLRDLGINVKTEADVRGYNGQRVRADIVAVLDGEYDLGWSRNADGTFDLIADLWGVAKKHNQTELINSINQKYAVNKTLAEVKRPGLQNANVKLVVQK, encoded by the coding sequence ATGTCTCACTTCAGCACACTGCGCACGAAAATCACCGAGTCTGAAATCCTAAAGTCTTCCCTGCGTGATTTGGGAATCAACGTCAAGACTGAGGCGGATGTCCGGGGCTACAACGGCCAGCGGGTTCGTGCGGACATTGTTGCCGTTCTGGACGGTGAGTATGATCTCGGCTGGTCTCGCAATGCTGATGGCACCTTCGATCTGATTGCGGATCTGTGGGGCGTTGCCAAGAAGCACAATCAGACCGAGCTGATCAACTCCATTAACCAAAAGTACGCCGTTAACAAGACCTTGGCAGAAGTTAAGCGTCCTGGTCTGCAGAACGCTAATGTCAAGCTGGTGGTTCAAAAGTAG
- a CDS encoding AAA family ATPase → MKEELSILIQAQYPLIYLVTSEEERAEQAIAVIAAQQKPQRRVYLWTVTHGIVEYGQPGKVMQQNTVSPEAAVSWVNRQENGIFIFKDLHPFVDSPNVTRSLRDAIASFKGTPKTIILMSPIQQVPIELEKEVVVLDFPLPDMAELNQVLSRQLEQGRNRRITTEGREKLLKAALGLTRDEAEKVYRKAQVTAGCLTEEQVDIVLSEKQQLIRRNGILEYIEEDETIHSVGGLEELKHWLHQRSNAFTERAREYGLPQPKGMLILGVPGCGKSLIAKTTARLWGLPLLRLDMGRVYDGSMVGRSEANLRNALKTAESISPTILFIDELDKAFAGGAGSADSDGGTSSRIFGSFLTWMQEKTSPVFVMATANRVERLPGEFLRKGRFDEIFFVDLPTPEERQAIFRIHLAKRRSDITRFALDQLASASDGFSGAEIEQAVIAAMYEAFAQDREFTQLDILAALKATLPLSRTMNEQVTALRDWARQRARPAASSVAEYQRMEF, encoded by the coding sequence ATGAAAGAAGAGCTCAGCATCTTAATACAGGCCCAATATCCCCTGATTTACCTGGTGACCTCCGAAGAAGAGCGAGCAGAGCAGGCGATCGCGGTGATCGCGGCGCAGCAAAAGCCTCAACGCAGGGTTTACCTGTGGACTGTGACCCATGGCATCGTCGAGTATGGCCAGCCAGGCAAGGTGATGCAGCAAAACACGGTCTCTCCTGAGGCAGCAGTCAGCTGGGTCAATCGCCAGGAAAATGGCATCTTCATCTTCAAAGATCTCCACCCCTTCGTTGACTCCCCCAATGTCACTCGCTCCTTGCGAGATGCGATCGCCAGCTTCAAAGGCACGCCCAAGACCATCATCTTGATGTCTCCAATCCAGCAAGTGCCCATCGAGCTTGAGAAAGAAGTCGTAGTTCTCGACTTCCCGCTGCCCGACATGGCCGAGCTCAACCAAGTCCTTTCCCGTCAGCTCGAGCAGGGCCGGAATCGACGCATCACCACCGAAGGCCGCGAAAAGCTCCTCAAAGCGGCTCTAGGTCTGACCCGCGACGAAGCGGAGAAAGTCTACCGGAAAGCTCAAGTAACCGCTGGCTGCCTCACCGAAGAGCAGGTCGACATCGTCCTTTCCGAAAAGCAGCAGCTCATTCGACGCAATGGCATTCTGGAGTACATCGAAGAAGACGAAACCATTCATTCAGTCGGTGGTCTAGAAGAGCTCAAGCACTGGCTCCATCAGCGCTCCAACGCCTTTACCGAGCGAGCTCGAGAATACGGCTTGCCCCAGCCAAAGGGGATGCTGATTCTGGGCGTTCCTGGCTGCGGAAAGTCGCTCATTGCCAAAACGACGGCCCGCCTCTGGGGTCTGCCGCTCTTGCGCCTAGACATGGGCCGAGTGTACGACGGCTCTATGGTTGGCCGCTCCGAAGCCAACCTGCGCAACGCTCTCAAGACAGCCGAATCCATCTCTCCCACTATCTTGTTTATCGATGAGCTGGACAAAGCCTTTGCTGGAGGGGCGGGCTCTGCGGACTCTGACGGTGGTACCTCCAGCCGGATCTTTGGATCCTTCCTGACCTGGATGCAAGAGAAGACCTCGCCGGTCTTCGTGATGGCCACTGCCAACCGGGTAGAGCGCCTGCCGGGAGAGTTTCTGCGCAAGGGCCGCTTTGACGAGATTTTCTTCGTCGACCTGCCCACGCCCGAAGAAAGACAAGCAATTTTCCGCATTCATCTAGCCAAGCGGCGTTCCGATATCACGCGTTTTGCCCTCGACCAGCTTGCGAGCGCCTCAGATGGCTTCTCTGGCGCTGAAATTGAGCAAGCCGTGATTGCCGCAATGTATGAAGCTTTCGCCCAAGACAGAGAGTTTACGCAGCTCGATATTTTGGCTGCGCTCAAGGCCACGCTGCCGCTGTCGCGGACGATGAACGAGCAGGTCACTGCGCTTCGTGATTGGGCTCGCCAAAGAGCCCGACCTGCTGCGTCCTCCGTCGCTGAATATCAGCGCATGGAGTTCTAA
- the tatA gene encoding twin-arginine translocase TatA/TatE family subunit, translated as MFGLGWLEVGVIFLVVLLIFGPKKIPELGSALGKTLRGFKDEVQRPKEEDEFGETDEDSLR; from the coding sequence ATGTTTGGTCTTGGGTGGTTAGAAGTTGGCGTTATTTTTCTGGTTGTGCTGCTGATTTTTGGACCCAAAAAGATTCCTGAACTGGGCAGCGCTCTGGGAAAAACCCTGCGGGGCTTCAAGGATGAAGTTCAGCGTCCCAAGGAAGAGGATGAGTTTGGGGAGACGGACGAGGATTCGCTGCGCTAG